From Candidatus Nitrospira nitrificans:
CCGCATGATGGCCGCGGCGCAGCCGTTCATCAGCGGCGCGATCAGCAAGACCATCAACATGCCGGCCGATGCCACGCTCGAAGACGTCAAGGCGGCCTATTTGCTTGCCTGGAAAAGCATGGTCAAAGCGGTCGCTCTTTATCGTGATGGGTCCAAACTGAGTCAGCCGTTGAGCGCTTCGACGGACAGTGGAAAGGCCGTGGAGACGGCCACCGGCGTGATGGGGATGGCGGAGAAGATCACTGAACGGGTGCTCGTTCGGTATCTCGCCAAGCGACGCCCGCTCCCAAGTCGACGAAGCGGATACACTCAAAAGGCGATTGTCGGGGGACATAAGCTGTACCTGCGCACCGGTGAATATGAGGATGGGACGGTCGGAGAAATCTTTTTGGACATGCACAAGGAAGGAGCGGCGTTCCGAAGCCTCATGAATTGTTTTGCGATCGCCATCTCTTTGGGACTTCAGCACGGCGTGCCGCTGGAAGAATTCGTTGAGGCGTTTGTCTTTACCCGGTTTGAGCCGAACGGTCCCGTGAAATTGAATGATCGAATCAAAATGTCAACGTCGATCATCGATTATATCTTCCGTGAATTGGCTGTGACGTATCTCGACCGGTATGATCTGGCGCAGGTGAAGGAAGACGATCTCCGCATGGATTCGATGAAAAAAGACAACATGGATCCCGAATGCTTCGAGGAAGAAGCGGACCTTGATGCACTGGCGAAATCTTCCATTATTACGGAACATCTTCCCATCCGTCGGAACGGCGGCAAAGGAAATGGTCATGGCAATGGACACAGTGTGGCCAGACAAGTGGAGATCATGCGCGAGACGGTCACGCTGACGGAGGTCCAAAACGCAAAAGAGGCCAAGGTCAAGGGGTATGAAGGCGATCCCTGTCAAGAGTGCAAGCAATTTACCATGGTTCGTAACGGCACCTGCCTCAAGTGTGTGACGTGCGGTGCAACAAGTGGATGTTCATAAAGAGGAGGGTACGAATGCGGAGTAGGCGGCCGTCATTGTGTCGTTGGTGTAGAAAGCGGCGGTTCCTCCGCGTTCGATCGGGTGCCGGCGTCTGTATGTCGTTAGGGTTACGGGATCGAAAACCGTGCGTGAGATCGGCGTCCTCTCGCGTCATATCGTATCATTGTGGGTCGTGGTCTCCGTTGCGAGCCGCTCGCTCGGCGAAGCGAAAAAAGTCCTGACGCCGGAGGTACACAAGGAGTCTTACTATGCCGACAACAACGCAACTTATTATCAGTGGTCAGAGTAAACCGGGCGCCCTTGCCAGAGTGACGGCGGTCCTCGGTGAAGCCGGAGTCAATATCAAGGCCTTCTCCGCGCCGGAGGTGATGGGAACGGGCAAGTTGCGGCTTCTGGTCGCGGACTTGGACAGCGCTCGCGCGGCCCTTAAGGCGGCGAAGATCAAGTTCGGCGAAGAAACCGCGCTCCTTCTGAGTCTTGAGAATAAGCCCGGGGCGCTGAGGAAAGTGGCGGATACCTTGATGAAGAGCCGGATCAACATCAAGTGCGGCTATTGCACGCCTTCACGGGAAGGGAAGCGGGCGATCGTCGTTCTGACCGTTTCCAATACGGAC
This genomic window contains:
- a CDS encoding ACT domain-containing protein, whose amino-acid sequence is MPTTTQLIISGQSKPGALARVTAVLGEAGVNIKAFSAPEVMGTGKLRLLVADLDSARAALKAAKIKFGEETALLLSLENKPGALRKVADTLMKSRINIKCGYCTPSREGKRAIVVLTVSNTDRALAILRNQSLDEF